ATGAGAAAATGGAGGGAGGCATCTGCACTCTCGATACTCCATGGTGTGTAGTTGTGTACCACGTGTTAGTAGAATTAGTGTCTACTTGAACCAAAGCACCCATAAGATCAGGTGTAACTCTAGTTTGcgctccacttgtattgagtgccaatATCTTTCTAGCAGAATGAAGGACATCTGTCATATTTGCATCAATTCATTATGCTCTGCCATACCAGTGTCTTGAGGTTTTTTCATATCCTTATGACCATACATTGCATTCCGACGCAAACTACCCGGGATATTAGTATATCTGTAATCCTCCCCATTGTGACCTTTTTTGGGATCATCTACACAAAATCATCTACCAAATCCTCTTACAAAGGGAGCACCCCTGGCTCTGCCACTACCATTGCTTGAACCTTAGCCACCACCACGTCCTCTTCCCTCATCTGCCATGATAAAGTCCCACACTCGAGTTTTGCTACATCATGTTCACCGGTgcctgatgacccataagtataggggatcaatcatagtcctttcggtaagtaatagtgtcgaacccaacgaggagcagaacgaaatgataagcagttttcagaaaagtattttttgtaggcactgaaattatcggtaacgagTAGTTTGGTAGTAATGTAATTTGtagcgggtaacaagtaacaattgtaacaaaggtgcagcaaggtggcccaatcctttttgtagcaaaggataagcctggacgaactcttatataaagcaaagcgctctcgaggacacatgagaattgtcgtcaagttagttttcatcatgctcatatgattcatgttcattagtttgataatttaatatgtgggtggaatgatgcttgggtgttgttcttacttggacaagcctcctacttatggttaacccctttgcaagcatccacaactaccaaATAAGAATTAAGATCAATCTAAccacagcatgaaacatatggatccaaatcagccccttacgaagcaacgcacaaaCTAGGGTATAAACTTATGTTaatctaacaacccatcatctacttactacttcccaatgccttcccctaggcccaaatcatggtgaaatatcatgtagtcgacgctcacataacactactagaggaaagacaacatacatctcatcaaaatatcgaacgaataccaaattcacatgattacttataacaaaacttctcccatgtccttaggaacaaacgtaactactcacaaaatacgttcatgttcaagatcagagggctattgaatatcattaaggatctggacAAATGAtctcccaccaaataaaccaagctagcatcaactacaaagagtaatcaacactactagcaacccataggtaccaatctgaggttttgaggcaaagattgaatacaatagatgaactagggtttgagaggagatggtgctgatgaagatgttgatgaagattgaccctcccatgatgagaggatcgttagtaatgatgatggcttcgatttccccctcccggaggaaagtttcccttgcagaatagctccgccggagccctagattgcttctgcccaggttctgcTTCGAGGCGGtgacgcttcgtcccaaaagcctccttatgattttttttctaggtcaaaacccttcatataacagaagatggaTACCGGAGGCTGGCGGGGGCCCAGAAGctcaggggcgcgccctggggggtagggctcccccaggcttgtggccacttgGTGGGTCCCCTTTCATtctttcttcgctcaatatttttatatattccaaaacaattctccgtaaatattcaagacatttggagttgtgtagaatagctaTCTCAGATTTGCtactttccggtccagaattccaactatccgcattctccctcttcatgtaaatcttgtaaaataagagagaaaaggcataaaaaATGTattataaagtgaaataatagtccataatgcaataaatatcaacatgaaaacatgatgcaaaatgggcgtatcaatgCCACATTCCTCATGCTAATGACCTATGAGTCCATAGTTGCCACAAAAAGTAGGTAACTTCTCATGTTTGACATGGTACCATTCCTTTTGTCATCCTTTGGTGATGGAGACAAATATATCAAGCTTCCTTCTCAAATCCATCTTGACTATCAACCAGACAATGGCTCCAACGTAACCAGTCAAAATCTGGATTTGAACATCTAGGATCTCTTCCGTATTTCTGCACATACCTCTCACAACTTCATCATTCAAGTAGTTATTGGGTAGTTTAGTACTTGATTCCATACAACAATCTTATTCAGAGTCACCGGCCGCGGGTTCTCAAATCCATTGTACTCCTCACTGATCACAACCTAATTTTGAAACAACCACATCCCATCTTCATAGTGGTATTCCAATCACCAAGGCATGATCATACGCCAAGGTATTGGATAGTGAACGTGTTCAGCTCGATCATACGCCAGTGTACTTATTTTGCAGGATTCCATGCAGATCTCTTGTCGTTATAGAGGGCAGTAGGACAAAAACCTTCGCTGGAGTGAACCCTAGTAATTGCCAACCCCTGCGAGTGCACATTCGGTTCTTCAATGCATGTTTCCAGGCAAATCGATCGCCTTTATACTCATGCAGGCCGAGCATTTGCAGTCCTCTACATCTTCCTTCCCAATCATGTGTGACATGACTCACCTACATCCGCCATGGCCTATCAGTCTTCATTCGAAACGCCTCCGTGAATCACACAAGTCAGCAAAGAGACTCACGGGACGAGAGGAAGGGAACGCGAGAGAGATCAGGGTCGGCGAAATCTCGGTGGTTGCCTCCGCCAGAGGAGGAGACAAACCCTAGGTTTTTCAACAAGGAAAAAAGTACTATGTGACTTACTTTGCATGCGACATCGTTGCCATTACTAGTGCAAAAATGCTACATCTACGTAAAACTCTACGAAGCCTTACTTAATCTCTCGATAACTAATCTTTCCGGCCTCCCTGATTTCAACTGGGTGAGCCCCGCTCCCTAATTTCCTCCAAACAAAAACTACCATACAAAAACTACCATCTCAGCTCTTACGTTAATCACGTAACAACCCTTACGTAGATGTAGCATTGCTCTTACTAGTGGATGTTGAAGCACTTAAATGAAACGATGAGCAAATGGAGGAAGGCGGCTGCACTCTCGATACTCCATGGTGTGTACTACTTGTGTACCACGTGTTTGTATCTAAAGCCTGACACGCGATTTTATAACAAGCAGTTCCACCTACAATACGTCACAACAAGAGCGATGTTTCAATTAATATCACAAAGGACAAGTGAGCCGGGGCGTGGGAACCGCGTAGAGCCGTGTGGCGCGGGACACGGTGACACCGTTCATGTCGCTCATGTCGAGCTCCGTCGGTTTCATGTCGCCGGGTAGCTTCCAGTCGAACCCATGCACAAGCTGCGCGACGGCGAACTCCACGGCGTGCTGACCAAGCCCCTGTGCCGGGCACGAGCGTCGACCCGACCCGAACGACAACAACTCATAGCAACCGCCCTTGAGATCCAGCCCGGCGGCTTCCCCGTCTGGCATGAACCTCGACGGCCGGAACGTGTCAGGGTCCTTCCACGCCTCGCCGTCGCGGTTGATCGCCCACGCGTTGATGAAGACACGGGAGCCCCTGGGCACCGAGTAGCCACCGAGGACGCAATCTTTGGTCGTCCCGTGGAGGTGGATCGGGATCGGCGGGTGCAGTCGGAGCGTCTCCTTGACGACGCACTTGAGGAAGGGGAGCTTGCCGAGGTCCGATTCGGTAACAATCCGGTCGAGCCCCACAACGTCGGCGAGCTCCTGCTGCAGCCGCAGGAGGATGTGAGGGCAATGGATCATCTCTGCCATCGCCCACTCGATGGTGAACCCCACTGTGTCTGGTCCGCCAAACAACATGTCCTGCATTCACCAACATAATTGTCCAGGCAAACAATTGCGTCGTCAGTATCATACATATTTGGCAAATCAAGTGCAACTTCATCGGAGCTAAAAATAGTAGTAATTTTTTAAGAGAAGTATAGCGAATACTACAGCGAAATAGACGGTACTAAGTTTGAGTACTTACCATCATCATGGCCCTGACGTTGTCGCGGGTGAAGCGGAGGTCGTCCTCCCCGCTGGCTTGGTTCGCATCAGCGAGTAACGCGAGTAGGCCGTCTACcatgtcggcgtcggcgtcgtcgggGTTCTTGCCCCTCCTCACGTGCTCGTCAATGATCTTGTCCACAAACGTCCCGAGAGCGGCGCGCACGGTGCGGAGGCGGCGGTCGAAGCCCCGCCGGCCCATCCAGCTAAGCCAAGGGAAGAAGTCACCGACGTGGAACGCTTCTAAGA
This portion of the Triticum dicoccoides isolate Atlit2015 ecotype Zavitan chromosome 7A, WEW_v2.0, whole genome shotgun sequence genome encodes:
- the LOC119328411 gene encoding cytochrome P450 84A1-like, with product MAAFAKIAMECVHDPLIWLLIASVALVIMRRRRLNPPLPPGPKPLPIIGNMMMADQLTHRGLAALAKQYGGLLHLRLGSLRVFAVSTPEYAREVLQAQDGDFWHRPASIAVRYLTYGCSDMAFARDGPYWRQMRKLCVTRLFSRRRAETWLAVRDGYGELARAVGRSGGEAVNLGELIFKHTVSVIFRAAFGVRDVQGLDEFIPMFKEFSKLLEAFHVGDFFPWLSWMGRRGFDRRLRTVRAALGTFVDKIIDEHVRRGKNPDDADADMVDGLLALLADANQASGEDDLRFTRDNVRAMMMDMLFGGPDTVGFTIEWAMAEMIHCPHILLRLQQELADVVGLDRIVTESDLGKLPFLKCVVKETLRLHPPIPIHLHGTTKDCVLGGYSVPRGSRVFINAWAINRDGEAWKDPDTFRPSRFMPDGEAAGLDLKGGCYELLSFGSGRRSCPAQGLGQHAVEFAVAQLVHGFDWKLPGDMKPTELDMSDMNGVTVSRATRLYAVPTPRLTCPL